The Arachidicoccus terrestris genome includes the window GACTAACGGTTATAGGCAACATCCCTGATATCATCATTGAACGGAAAACCCAATCCCTGAAAACAGATCTGCATTTCCTACAAGAACTGGCCGACGATTATGGATATACCTTTTCCATCCGGAACAATCAATTGATATTTACCAATATTTACGAACTGGAATCAAGGGAATCGGCATTAACGATCCAGCGAAATGAAGTTACGTACGTAAATATTACAGACAAAACAGCCAATACTTATGGATCAGTAAACATCAAATACCATCACCCGCGCAAGAAAAAAACTATTGTCTACGAACAAAAGGAAAACAACCCCGCATTATTAAATACCAAATCGGATATTTTAGTATTGCGCAAAAGGGTAGATAATGACCAGCAAGCGGAAGCAATGGCAAAAGCTGCGCTGTATCGGGCCAATAGTTTCCAGCAGGAAGGGTCGATACAAATGCCGGGGAACATCTTTATAGTTGCCGGTAATTCAATTGAATTGTCCGGCTTTGGGATGTTTTCAGGAAAATACTATATCACTGAAAGCAGCCATGATATAGACAAAGATAATGGGTATAATGTCACAGCTACCATCAAGCGTGTGGGTCTAATCGAAAGAAAATAATACAATGCACCACGGAACCATTTTAAAATACGGATTAGTTTGCGAAGTCAAACCGGGTTACGCAAAAGTAAATTTCGACGATGACGACGATCTAGCGACTGATTGGCTGCCGGTGTTAGTTCGCCGGTCCCAATCCGATAAAGAAAGCTGGCAACTCGAAATCAATGAACATGTTGTCTGCCTTATGATTAACGACGGGGATGACGGCGTTATTATTGGTGCAATATACAGTGACGAAGACACCCCGGACAACGGCGAAGCGGCTGGAAAATTCCGGAAATTATTTTCAGATGGCACATTAATTGAATATGATAAGACACTTCATAAATTAACTGCATCTGTTAAAGGAGATATCGCAATCAATGCCGCCGGAGATGCCCAAATTTCCGCTAAAAACATCCAAGCAGTAGCGACCCAAAAGGCGGCAGTTTCTGCCGCTGAAATCGAAGCGACTGGTTCTACATCGGCAAAAATTGTTTCGCCGGTAATCACACTGCAAGGTGCCGTTACAGTTACAGGCGCGTTAACTGCGGCGACCATAGCTACTACTGGCGGGGGCGCCATTACTTCCACAGGTGATATGAATATCACAGGCAAGATCGAAGCCGGTGGGGAAATCAAGGGCGGATCCGTTGTTGTTGGTGATATAGATTTGGGTACTCACACCCACAGCGGAGTTACCACTGGCGCTGGAACATCAGGCCCGCCAGTTCCTTAGTTTTAAATTGTCTTTATGTTGTCCTAATCCCCCATCCTTTACAATCGAAATTAGCGGGGTAATGGCAACACTGGATAACATAGACAGCCCCGTATGGGGAATTTCAATATTAGGGTATGGAGCAATAGCCCAGGGGCTGGCATCTATACGCCAGTGCATTGATATTATCCTGCGTACTCGAAAGAATTCAGATCCGTTGCGTCCCGAATTTGGTTCAGACATATTTAAGTACATCGATCTACCCGAAAACATCGCCATACCGAACATCAAAAAGGCTATTATAGACGCATTAGAAATTTGGGAGACCCGAATAAAGGTAACTGGTGTCAGTCATTATATAGAAAGCTACGGCAAGCCGGTGTTTACCATTGGGTACAAAGTAGTAGATCAAAACGTAACTGATGCAGTAACCTTCAATATAGCAAAAGGGGTAACAGCAGAACAACAAGACGCGGAAGTTATTTTACAGGCATTTTTCCCGCCTAATCCTAAAGGGTATCGTTATCAAATTTCATTCTTAGAAAACGGAACGCAAGTCTTACCTGCCCCAATTGAATACGGTTATGAATCTTTAAGCGATCTATTTAACTGGATCAAAACCAATTGGCTTTCGTTTGGAAGATGGTTTATGTTGGCAGACAGGATCATGTGTTATATTAGATCTGCTGACGTCGATTCTGCCAGTCTAGGGGTGTCCCTACTGCCGGTGAGGGAAATTAAAGCAGAATTCCCTTATTTGGCACCAACTGGCGTTTATTCGGTAATGTTTAAAGTTGCAGGTCAAGATATCATACCCCAGATGCCGGGTTATGACAACTTTGGAGATATCCTTGATTTCGCAAAAGAAAATTGGTCACAATATGGCAAATGGTATATTAAATCAGATCTGGCCGTAGATGGGCAAACGCCGATCTACCAGTTAATCTGTGTTTCAGAAAATGAAGATTTTAATGCTGAATTAATTATTTCAACTCTCTATTACAAAGTACTTATGATTCAGGCGTCAACAGGAAAGGCCCTAGGGGATTCTGCGCCATTTGGTCGAATTATAACAAGTGAATCACCGTTTTAATATTATTTAACAAATGAGCAATAGCACCGTTCCCGTTGGAACCGAAATAGAACTACAGTCAATTGAAGACACCGCCCAAGTAACGGAAGCTTTTGAAACCGATAGCGTTCCTATTGGAAGGGGTGGCGTAACTGTCCATATGCCATTTGGCGATTTTAAAGGTGATATAGTCAAAGAAGCTACAGAATCTTACATTGGCGAGATCGCATTAAACAGTGAGTTACCAGACAATCCGGATAATAAACCAATTTGGGGGGATGTTACCAATACAAAAATTGCCCCAACGCCTGATGATGGAAGTAGTGACGATATATATAATGAATTCTTGGATAAGAATAATGAACCCCTTGTGGTCCCAGCAAGCACATCGGGCAAGTTCAGCTACAATGGCCAGTATTGGAGCTATATATTAATATACAAAAACCTTCTTTTACTGATTGAAAATTGGTCCCCTAGAAAATACAAAACAGGGGAGCAATGTGTTCATAATGGCGGATTATGGGCTGCAAAAGACTACACTACCGCTGCTGCCGATGAACCTGGTGTTTCCCCTTTATGGCGTCCTATATCAGTTCCATCCATCAGATTAAATAAGATCACAGAAAATGCCGCAACAACATTCACCTATGGGGATACCCGTTATGCCGATTTAGGGAATACATTTCTTTCTATGGTTGATAAGGCCATTAGAGAAATTAACGTAATTAATAGCAATTATAAATACGTTTCACTGAAAGCCTGGGCCAATACCATTAAAACTGACGGAACCAGTGCATTTAATTGTACGCTTACATTAAGCAATAACTTGACACCGGGAGATCCGGAAGACAAGGATATCTTATGTTATGTTCCATCTTTAGATGTACCGGATGATGGTATTGTTAAACTTTATTTCAAAGATAATTTATCTTCAACTGCCCTGGAGAATGTAGAAATTGTGTTTGATACGACAGGATTTATTAAAGATTTATTATATGCATGGACATTTGGTGAGAAAAAGCTGGGGGTATTGAATGCGGGATTTATTAATAATATAACATCAACTGACGGATACCCAATTGGTCATGATACTTATAATGTATTTACTGGCGCTCCCTTTGTGATCCAAAGATCCCTGAAAAATATAACATGTTGGGGTAATGTCGCCGACAAAACATTTAAATTCGTAAGGCTTATTAGAGATAACAATGACCGTGTGATATTCGATATTGCTGTTTATCAAAACGGGGCACAAATTTCACTGCTGCGATCTATACTTTTGCCGGAAAATTTTTCAGGTTTATATACTGATTCAATGCCGTGGGGTGGATCAGGATCCCCTAACAGGGACTATGGGCTGACACTGACATTAGATTGTGATGTTATTAAAAGCAACTTCCCAGCCGGGGCATTTACCATAGTTCCCTTGGGTGATGATGTTATTTCTTTGAAAAAGGGGGATTATAAGAGGGCTCTACTAGCTGATTACTACGACATATCCAGCGGTGTTGGATATGCGGACTATCGCGGAATGTGGTACGCTCCGGGAACTTATAGACGAAATACAATCGGGATCCGGATCCCGGAAGGGACACAATCTTTGGAATACACTGGCGGCATGGATAAAAACGCCAATATACTATTTGGCGACAAAAACGGGAAATTAATTGGTTACGGGTGGACAGATGAAGACGGCGTAAGTAAATATAGCGGTGATGAAATAAAAACATCAATGACTATCCCGGTGCCGGCAGGCGCAAAATTTGTACACGCTTCCACATTATATGCAAATGTAAACAGCTTCCGGTTATATGCTGTTGGCAATTTTAAGCATGAAGTTAAATCGGACTATTATTCTATACAGGATGCAATTTTAGACCATACAGTTCCAGATGGGGTATATACAGCGCAAAAGTATCAATTCCGGAAGGTCGGCACGAATATTAATTATGTCCAGATTCTAGACGGAAACAATTTGGCACTTGCAGACGATTATAGCTATAAAGGCGAATTAATCCAAGGGCAACATACGGGGCAATTGGTGCATTACAAAAACGGCCTTTATTACTTTATTAATGGCCAAACCATCGAAGTTTATACACAGGATGAACAAGGGAACGTAACTTATCTGTTTAATCAGTCCATGTATCCAGATGTTTGGGCCTTATGCCCACAGCAACAGCAAGGAAGGGCTGTTTTAGAGGTTTTAGACGATGGATCTGTTTTATTTGCATTAATGATGGAGGTAGATGGAAATAGATTTTATTGTCTATTCAAGCGGAAGCCCGACGGAACACTTACTAAATGTTTCAAATATTCAAATGACTTCTACCACAAGGATTGGCTGGATCCATCAGATCCAGACTACAATAAAGTAGGGTTTGGTAACGGTGCACCGTTAGGTGAATGGTCCTTTGCTTATGGTGCAGGTCTGATCTTTGCCACGGAATACGGTGCCGGTACAAGTAAATATTGGGCGCAAAATAATACCGGTTTGGCTGGGAATGCCCGCGGGGTATCTTCCTGTGCCTGGGTAAGTCCAGACGACGGGGATACATGGTACAAAATGTTTGACCTTAACGACAAGAAAAATCCGCTTAATGGCGAATCCGACGACAATTGGGTGTATTTCACTTCTACCGAATATAGAAAATTAGCCCATATACATACAATTCGTTATGACAATTATGGAAGGCGAATTTTAATAACCAACGGCGACGGGCAGGATTATTTATGGCATTTAAGTATTGACGACCTCTTAGCTTTCCTTACAACAGCCACGGCCGTGGATCCGGAAGTATTCCCCACAGCAAATACACCTACGCCCGTTTGGTCGAGCTTCATGTTTTGTATCAAAAATGAATTTGAACCCAACATGAACTACAATACAATGCGGCCACAGTATACAGCCATTTTCCCTATTCAACAAGGGTTATTGCTAGGTCATGATGCCCCCAGGGAGTTTATGTATTTAGTCCATCGTAACGGATATGAAACGAATGATGTGAATGTAGAGCCTACGTATATGTGGGAACAATCAACCGATTTTGACACCGCGGAGCAATACCGCGTAAGTCAGACGTTAACAGATGGGTTTGTAATGAACATGGTTAGATTTGGTAAAGGGGAACCTGTGTTGATTGGACATTCCGCATCTGGAAAATATTGCAGAATCTGGGCCACTTACAATGGCGTCGAGCATCGGAAAGTGTTTGAAAGTGAAGAAAAAGTAATCAAATTTGGATGCAGAATTTTTAAGCACCCATCCGGGGACTTACTGGTTAGCACCGATGCCGCACTAGATAGCTGGCATTCGGGTTATTATATACTTAGAAAAAATAGATTAGACTAATATACGTATAATATATGTCAGAATTGATAAAAATTACCGACGAAGATTCAGGCCGAATAATATCCGAAATGAAGGCCGATCTGGAATTTCGTCTAAACCGTCAAATAGCACCAGCAGATGTTGAAATGTTAATCATCCAGGGTTTGGCGTACAGAGAAACTATTATCAGATCCCAGATTAACGATGCATATAGACAAAGCCTAGTGGCTTTTGCCCGTGGTGCATCCTTGGAGTATTTAGGCGAGTTAGTCGGGGTTTATCGCCTTCCAGCGGCCCCCGCATACGTTGTTTTGACTTTCACGCTTGTAGATGGACAGACTGGCATTACTATTCCGGAAGGGCTTCGGGTTCAATCAACCGACGGTAAGGCAATTTTCCAGACAATAGAAACAGTAATTGTCCCCGCTGGTGTAATCTATGTAAATATAAAAGCTGCATGTTCGGAAGCCGGAACTATAGGCAATAATTATTCTGCCGGTACGATTATTATAATCTTGGATCCAAAGCCTTATCTGGTGGGAGCGCAGAACTTGGATCAGTCCTCTGGCGGTTCAGATGAAGAAAGCGACGACGATTTACGAGAGCGTATAAAACTTGCGCCAGCTTCATTCAGTGTGGCGGGGCCGTCAGAGGCTTATAAATTTTTTGCAAAAAGCGCTAGCCCCTCTATTGCAGATGTAGCGATTACCAATCCGACGCCGGGGGAAGTTCACATTTTCCCGCTTTTGTCAGGTGGCGTTATACCAGGTCAGGCGTTACTTGATACTGTATATGCCATCTGCAATGGCGAAAAGGTCCGTCCCTTGACTGATACGGTTATCGTCTCCGCGCCGACAAAAATTGACTATGCCATTGAAGTGGAATTAACTATCCTGTCTAATGCAGTCAATCTAGGTGCAGATTCTACAGTTCTGGACGCAATACAAAGATGGGTAGATTCAAAGAAAAACATATTGGGCGTTGATGTGGTTAGGAACAAAATAGCGGCACTTTCCATGCTGGATGGAATAGTTTATAATGTTGACGTCATTAGTCCGGAAACTGACATCGTAGCTAACCCAGAAGATTATACAAATTGCACGGGAATAACAGTAACAATTAACGGAACCCATGACCAATAACGGGAGCATATTAGCAGATAGTATAGCACATATCACCCACATCGCAGCTTTTGATCTACTTATGAAAAGCAGGTTTAATAACATGCAATTAGATCAACTGTTGGTATATATCATTGATACAGTTGACGCGTCAGCAATTCCTTACCTGGCACAGCAATTTGACGTACTTGGTTATAAGGGGTTTCGATTAGCCAATACTGACGCAGATAAAAGAAATATAATAAAAAGGGCAATTGAATTACACCGTTACAAAGGTACTCTGTGGGCGATCCGTGAAGCTTTAGTTTCCATTGGCTACGGGGACGCTGAAATAACGGAACATGTAGGGGAACATTGGGCTAATTTTCGTGTAACAATCGACCTGGGCGAAAAATCGTTAGGCGACGCCGAAGTTCAGGACATTGTAAAAATGATTAACGAGTACAAAAACGCAAGGTCGACATTAGTGGATGTAAGCTACATCATATCAATTTCAGGTGAAAAGATAACCTTATCTGATTCTGAAACAGATGGTCAGGCAATTGAAGACGAAGACGAAGTGTCAGCCGGTGGCAATGTACTTCATAATGGTTTGGTGGTGCGTAATGGCACAAACAATTATGGACCTGACACTGATTTATTAATAATTGAAATTCAATAACATGAAATTAAAAATACTAAGAAAGTCCAAACCGTTGGTTAATGATGGCATATGTGCAACCGGTGCAGTTCATATTGATATATTTAACAACTGTCAATTAGTTGCATCTATACAAGAAAACAACTTAGTTGTAACCCTGGGAAAAACGAATATAGCAAAATTATTGGGTGGTAATTCCGCTGGAAAAGCCATTACTAAAATTGGCATCGGAACCAATGCTACAGTAGCAGCCCCAGGCGATTCAGCACTTACGGACATGTTTAGTAAGTCCGTCGACTCGGTGTCGTTTCCGGAAGCAAATAGCGTACAATTTAACTTTGATTTAAATAATGATGAAGGGAACGGGATTACTATTCGAGAATTTGGCTTGCTGAATGCTGACAATATTCTTTGCGCCCGTAAGGTTAGAACGGGTGAAATAGAAAAGACCGACGCAATTCGCATCGTCGGAAGTTGGAAAATCACAATTAATTAAATTACTATGGCAACATATACAGGTAATAACGCTTGGGTTGATGAAATTTATAATTTTGAAGAAACGGACATAGTCCAAGGTGGTCCGGACGGAATAGACAACTTACCTTTGCAGCAACTTGCAGATAGAACCCAATATTTATATGGAAGGTTAGGGTTAGCATCTCAATTGGTGGGGGAAATTATTTTATCGTCAAATGCGTTATTGGACGATTCTTTTGCAGGAAAACTTATTATTGCGAGATCGTCAAATAATACTGCACTAACTATCACGCTGGCTGATTCAGATTCCTTTCCCGATTTTTCTATTTTACCTATTTCCAGTTTTTGTGCCGGGGCCTCTGTTATTAAAATCGTAAGCGGCAACGGCCAATATTTCTACGATACAGACGGCAACAGGTCGGAGGTATACATGCACCATAAAGAACATTTGTATTTAATGGCTTCTGGTGGACATTGGAAAATCGTAAATGCAATCGGTAATTTTTACTGTGTTGGAGAAGAAGTAAAGTCCAGGAAGCAGTTAATTAATACGCTTCCTGCTATGGGGCAGCTTATCAACCGGACTTTTTATCCGAGATTATGGGAATTTGTTGATTCCCTTTCGGTTGGGCATGAAGTCATTTCTGATTCGCTTTGGCTGTCTAGCCCTACAAAGTACCGTGGATTCTTTTCAACAGGTGATGGATCGTCAACCTTTCGTATGCCAGATGAAAGGGCCATGTTTGAACGTATGTTAGATTTGGGCCGGGGCATCGAATTTAAGAGGGTGCCAAATTATGCTGGTGGTTACCAAGCGGATGAAATGCTGCAACATAACCATACAACTGAAAAAATCGCAGATCGTGGATGGCCTGATGCATCCGGGGACAGAAGCCCGCAACAATACTGGATGGATGCAATCAGGGATCCATCCGCAGCGCGTCTGATTCAGGTAAATAATGCTGGTACTGGATCCGAAACAGTCGTCAAAAACATAGGTAAATTATTCCTTATAAAATACTAATATTTCTATTCTGTCTATATGATGTTCATATAAGAATATCAATTGAAACTAAAATTGCAGTTAGTAAGCATCAATCTTAACTAACTGCAATTTTTTTATAATGAAAGCAGGAGACATGACACCACTGGAACAAAAAGAAATTAAGGGAGTTACGGGCCGTCTTATGACAGCCATCATTATTGGCACCATTAGTATTTGCAGTTCAGTCGTGGGCGGTGTCTTTTCTATAAAATCGGAGATCCACAGCCTTAGTGATAAAACCGAATTACATGGCGAAGCCATCAAAGAAATAAAAGCGGACGCCAAAGGCCGTGATCTTCAAATACGTGCCTTGCAGATTCAAATTTCAACACTGGAAATGCGGTTTAACGATTACGCTGCCGGTAGAGCATCTAAAACCAACTAATTATGTTAAAGGATATTTTAGGGGTAGCCACTATTCAGGAATTTTTGACGCAAGCATTTTTTGCGTTCGTGGGTGTAGTTATTTCACTATTGATCCACGGCGCCACAAAATACAAAGAAGCTGTTGGGACGCCGGTTAAATTTTCTTTGTGGTTTTTATTGAAAGATAATGCTAAACGAATCTTATTAAATATCCTTTTAATATATGCAACTCTTCGTTTTTTCCCTGACATAACCGGAATTGATATTACATTCTTTTGGTGCCTGATTATTGGACTTTGTTATGATCGTCTAGCCCAATTGCTTAAGTCAAAAACCGATATTCTGGATGTGCAAAGGAAAGCAGATCCCGACAAATAAAAATAAAGCCATGTCAAATGTAATTTACAAGTACGGAACTCGCCTTATGGGCATCCTAGCTGCTTTATTTATTGGACTAATACTGATTACCGCCACTTCCTGTAGCAGCGTAAAAAAGCTACGGAAATCAACGACAGTCAATATTGATAGTACAGCCACAAAGTCCCGTCAAGCGTCCCATGTGAATAAAAAAGACAGTGCTGCCCATTCCGATGTAACTGCTTCTCAAAAGTCAAAAATAGATAGTGGTTATAGCCGAAAAACTGTAGTGCGTGAATACTGGACAAATGATTTTGATTTAGGGTCAGATACAAGACCCAATCCTGTAGTACCTACTCAAACTAAAAATGGAAAGGAAACATCAAATATAAGCCATACCAGCCACAAAAAAGGTGGAAGCCATAAGATGCCGGGGAAGTTACTGTATCGGGAAACCACAACCTACGAAAAAGGAAATCTACAAAAGGAAACCGAAAATAATACCGGTACAAAACAGGGTGTCAGGCTCATTAATGCTGATTCGTTGGGGGTGAAAAATGCTGATTCCTTAAATGTTAACAAGGGCACGGTCGAAAATATAAAAACGGTCGATCGTAAAAAGCTTTTATCCGGAATAATGATCGTTGCGGTAATTGCAGTGATTTGTTTTGGACTATATAAATGGTTGAAAAAATGAAAGTAAGAAATTCTTACCCCGAAAAGCCCAAATTACCCTATGAACGCACATCTGTTGATATGGCAGATGTGACGCAATATATTAGGACTTTGCCAATATCATTGGCCCTAAAGGCTTCTTTATATACTGTATTCCGCAATGAAAGTGCTAACGGGAAGTCTGGCGTTTGTAATAACTACGGGGGGATTCAAGCCGATTCCGGCCGGTGGGATAAAAAATTTGACGATGCCATAACAGGGACTTGCGTCAAAAACGAAAACATGACGGGAAATGCCCGTCGTTTCGTTTGCTTTGCCAGCTGGCATACAAGTATAGACTTTCTGGCGGACCGGCTAAAGGATCGGGGGCTTTTTGTCGGGGGATATGCCGGTAAAATTGCTAAGATAGAGATTCACACAGTAGAAGACCTGGCGCGGGCCTATTGGAAAGAATGGGTTACTGGATCCAGAACGGCGGAACCGTCACAATCGGAAATCATGGATTTTGAAAGCATGCACCATAAAGGCGTTGCGCTTTTCTCATAGACATTGCTCTGTTTTAGGTTTGTTTTGATTTGGTTTTTAATTGGTGAAAGGGAAAGGCCCCATAATGGGGCCTTTTTTATTGCGCTGCACCAACAAAGTTTGGCGACTTCTTTATTATTTCGTCCTGATATACGCCCTTTATTTGCTTGACATACGTTTCAGTCATTTTTTTATTTGTATGCCCGTATAGGGATCGCAAGGCGTCAAGATCCACGCCCGCTACGATCTTGTCATTGCCGCCGGTATGCTTTAAGGCATATAGGTGTTTATTGATCCCAAGTCCCTTTATTACAAGCTTTCCCCATAGATTAGTTACCGTGTCCCGCTTTACTCTGACAGTTGACGGAGATAGGAAATCAGGACGCATTGCCCCGCTGACACCTTTTAAACTGGATCCTTTTCCACGGTTTCCGGAAGTGCCGCAGTTGCTTCCAAACGCATAATGGGTGTGGGGGAATTTTGAAAGGCCCAAGCGCATAAGGTAATTATATAGCTCATCATCAATAGGCACCCTGCGGACATTCTTTGTTTTACTATTTTCTGCCGCCAGATCCGGCCGAATGGTAATTACCCTTGACAGTAAATCAATATCGCCGATTTTGAGGGCTAATACTTCTTTTGGCCGTATGCCCGCATGATACACTACCAGCGAAAAGACAAAAAAGTTAAAATGAATTCTTTCCAGATTTTCAGCAATTTTTTTCTTTTCCGCTTCCGTCAATGGGATATATTTACTTGATTCCACTTTCGCCCGTCCCCGGATATTTGCTGCCGGGTTAAATTCTATAATGTCCCAATCCAATAGTTCACCTAATAAGGCCCGAAGCGTGTCCCTGTATTTATTAAATCCGTGATTGCTTAGGCCCTTTGCCCGGTCCAGATCATCTAAAATTGTCCGGATATGGATCCGTCGAACGTCCTTTATATTCAAAATATCATACCCACATCTTGAAATTGACTGCTCAATGAACTTTAATTGGTTGCCATAATCCTGCATTGTCTTGGAAGCAACTTTCTTTTTGGATAGCGAAAATTTGAGAGCCTGGGCGAACGTCATCGGCCGCCCCGAATCCGCCCGGATAACATGCCGGTTCTTAAAGTCTGGATCCAGAATCGGGTTCCATCCATTTTGCAGCCAGATTAACTTAGCTTTTTGAACCGCCTGTAGTTCCTGCATTTTAAATGCTTTCATGTGATCCCGGTTCGCATCACCCCGGTATTTCTTTACATGCCATTTGCCGGCGTGGAAAAAACGAAAATAGACATAACAGTCTTTAGGGTTCTTTGTTACGATCTTAGGGGGTGTGTAGCATACTGTTTTTGCTTCCATGTGTTATTTTATTTGTGCCGGGTTTTGTACCGACTTTTTTATTTAATAACACACAAACAATTGAGAAACAAGCAATTATAAGGAAATTAAGCGGAGAGTGAGGGATTCGAACCCCCGGACCTGTGACAGTCAACGGTTTTCAAGACCGCCGCATTCGACCACTCTGCCAACTCTCCGGGCGCAAAATAATATCTAATAAATTTAATAACCAAATTTTTTTGCCATTCTTCCCGTAATTTTGCGATTCGATCCCTGTTTCCGGCACATCAAAGCATCTAATTTATCTGCAGGGTCACTCATTAACTATGAAAGAATTATCAGTTCTCAATAAATACTTCTGGAAATATCGCTATCGTTTCATACTGGGTTTTTTGTTCATTACTGCCTCCAACTACTTTGCTGTAATGTCGCCACAGGTATTCCGCTATGTAGTCGGAAAACTGCAGGAAACATTACCGGGTCCCCACCCTGAGGCAGGCACTCAGGTTGTCAAGGATGTTATACTAGCCCATTTTTTCTCCTGGATGGACAGCTTTCCGTATGGCAGAATGGTTCTGGTAAGCAGTATCGTTATAATCGTTCTTGCCTTAATCAGGGGCCTTTTTATGTTCTTTATGCGGCAAACCATTATTGTCATGAGCCGTCATATCGAATATGATCAGAAAAATGAGGTTTATGAACACTATCAGACCCTGGATGCAGGTTTTTACAAGACCCATTCAACAGGCGATCTGATGAACAGAATGGCCGAAGATGTCAGCAGGGTTCGTATGTATACCGGACCTGCTATTATGTATTTTATTAATCTGACGACCCTGATCGCCTTATGCCTGATCAATATGTTACAACAGGATGTCAGGCTGACTTTGATTGTCATTTCTCCTTTACCCATACTCGCCCTGACCATTTATTTTCTGAACATCAATATTCATAAAAGGAGCACAAGGGTCCAGGCGCTGTTATCTGATCTAACGACCAATGCCCAGGAATCTTTTTCTGGCATCCGGGTCATCAAATCGTATGTTCAGGAGAAGGCTATACTGGGTTTCTTCCGAAAAAGCAGTGAAGAATATCGAAAAAACGCGGTAGGCCTTGCCAAGATGGAAGCGGTATATTTTCCCAGCATGAACCTGATCATTGGCCTCAGCACATTAATTACCGTGCTGATTGGTTGCCAGATCGTTTTGCATGACACGACTAAGGTAGGCCTGATCGTGGAATTCGTGATCTATATCTTACTGCTCATTTTCCCGGTGAGTGCCATTGGCTGGGTGGCGAGTATGACCCAGCGGGCCGCCGCCTCACAAAAAAGACTGAACGAATTTCTGGAACAGGTACCCGCCATTCAGGACAAACCCGTTACGAAACCCGCCGAACTGGACGGAGATATTTTGTTTGAACACATATCCTTTACTTATCCCAATACGGGCATCAAAGCGATCAAGGATTTTAATTTACGGGTAAAAAAAGGCGAAAAGGTGCTGATTTTGGGCAAAACAGGCAGCGGCAAATCAACCGTTGCTCATTTGCTGCTCAGGTCCTTTGATCCGGATCATGGCAACGTCTACATTAAAGGCGTCAATA containing:
- a CDS encoding ABC transporter ATP-binding protein produces the protein MKELSVLNKYFWKYRYRFILGFLFITASNYFAVMSPQVFRYVVGKLQETLPGPHPEAGTQVVKDVILAHFFSWMDSFPYGRMVLVSSIVIIVLALIRGLFMFFMRQTIIVMSRHIEYDQKNEVYEHYQTLDAGFYKTHSTGDLMNRMAEDVSRVRMYTGPAIMYFINLTTLIALCLINMLQQDVRLTLIVISPLPILALTIYFLNINIHKRSTRVQALLSDLTTNAQESFSGIRVIKSYVQEKAILGFFRKSSEEYRKNAVGLAKMEAVYFPSMNLIIGLSTLITVLIGCQIVLHDTTKVGLIVEFVIYILLLIFPVSAIGWVASMTQRAAASQKRLNEFLEQVPAIQDKPVTKPAELDGDILFEHISFTYPNTGIKAIKDFNLRVKKGEKVLILGKTGSGKSTVAHLLLRSFDPDHGNVYIKGVNIKDMPFRQLRHNISYVPQDVFLFSDTIANNISFGLNEKASRESIEAAARSASIHNEILELENGYETMVGERGVMLSGGQKQRVSIARALIKEPELMVFDDCLSAVDAKTENQIISHLNQFLSDKTAIIITHRIFTVFNFDQIIIIDDGMITERGTHDQLMKQGGYYAELYRKQITEA